Part of the Kineococcus aurantiacus genome, CTCGGTGCGCCGCGACGGCCGGTCGCTGCCGCTGACGCCGCTGGAGTTCGAGCTGCTGGTCACCCTGGCGCGCAAGCCGTGGCAGGCGTTCACGCGCGAGCTGCTGCTGGAGCAGGTGTGGGGGTACCGGCACGCGGCCGACACCCGCCTGGTCAACGTCCACGTCCAGCGGTTGCGCTCGAAGATCGAGCGCGACCCCGAGCACCCCGAGATCGTGGTCACGGTGCGTGGGGTGGGGTACCGCGCCGGTCCGCTGTGAGGCGCGTCCTCGCGCGCTGGCGGGCCTCCCTGCAGCTGCGCGTCGTGGTCCTGACGACGCTGCTGGGGCTGGCCGTCGTCGTCGGCGTGGGGTCCTTCCTGCTCGACGGCATCGCCGACGGCCTGGTCGCCGAGCGGCAGCGGGTGGCGCTGGCCGACGCGGCCCGCAGCGCCCGGACGGCCCAGCAGCAGTTCGACGCGGCGACGACGACGAGCTCGGCGGAGGTCGAGCAGCTCGCCGGGGACGTCGTGTCGTCGCTGGAGGGCGCCGGCCCGGACCGCGTGCGCGGGGTGGTCCTGCTGCGCGCCAGCAACTCCTCCGACACCGCCGGGTCCGGGCAGGTGGTGGTGCGCGACGTCGCCTCCGAGGGGCTGGAGGCCGCCGACGTGCCGATGGCGCTGCGCCGGGCCGTGGTGGGCTCGGACGTGCAGCAGCTGCAGATCGTCGACCTGTCCGAGGGCTCGGGGGCCCCCTCGCTGGTGGTGGGGTCCACCGTGACGCTGCCGCGGGCGGGGGAGTACGAGCTGTACTTCGTGTACTCGCTGGCCAGCGAGGAGCAGACGGTCTCGCTGGTGCGCACCACGTTCGTGGGCGGCGGGATCGCGCTGGTGCTGCTCGTGGGCGCGGTGGCGTGGGTGGTGGCGCGCATGGTCGTCGAGCCGGTCCGCGAGGCCGCCGGGACGGCCGAGCGCCTCACCGGCGGGCACCTCGACGAGCGGATGCGCGTGCGCGGCAGCGACGACCTGGCCCGGCTGGCCCGGGCGTTCAACGAGATGGCCGCGGGCATGCAGCAGCACATCGAGCAGCTGGAGGAGCTGTCGCGGCTGCAGCGCCGCTTCGTCTCGGACGTCTCGCACGAGCTGCGCACGCCGCTGACGACGATCCGGATGGCCGGTGAGGTCCTGCACGACGCGCGCGAGGGTTTCGACCCGGCCTCGGCCCGGTCCGCGGAGCTGCTGCTGACCCAGCTGGAGCGGTTCGACGCGCTGCTGTCGGACCTGCTGGAGATCTCCCGCTTCGACGCCGGGGCCGCGGCCCTGGAACCGGACCCGCAGGACGTGCGGGTCCTGGTGCACCGCGTCGTGGAGTTCACGGCCACGCTGGCCGAGCGCCGGGGTTCGCAGGTCCACGTGTCCGAGCCGTCCGGCCCGTGCACGGCCGAGGTCGACGCGCGGCGCATCGAGCGGGTCCTGCGCAACCTCGTGGGCAACGCGATCGAGCACGGTGAGGCGCGGCCGATCGAGATCACGGTCGTCTGCGACGACAACGCGGTGGCCGTGGGGGTCCGCGACCACGGCGTGGGGTTGCAGCCGCAGCAGCTGCCGCGGGTGTTCGACCGGTTCTGGCGGGCCGACCCGGCCCGGGCCCGCACGACCGGCGGCAGCGGGCTGGGGCTGGCGATCGCGCTGGAGGACACCCGGTTGCACGGCGGCTGGCTGGAGGTGTGGGGCCGGCCCGGTCAGGGGTGCCACTTCGTCCTGACGGTGCCGCGCACGGCGGGCCGGTCGCTGCGCAGCTCCCCGCTGCCGGTGGTCCCGCTGGGCTGGCGCGACGCGGTCGCGGCGCTGCCCGCGGGGCCGGGGGCGGGGGAGCGGGCGTGAGGCGGCGCTGGGCCGCCGCGGGGCTGGTGGTGCTGCTCGCCGGCTGCGGGGGCCTGCCCCGTTCCAGCGACGTCGTCAGCGGTTCGCGCGTCGTGGACGACCCGCGCACCGGGCTGCTGCAGGTCATCCCCGACGGTCCCGAGCGGGGGGCGGCCCCGGTGGACGTGGTCCGCGGGTTCCTCCTGGCCGGGGCGGCCTCGCAGGACGACCACGCCGTCGCCCGCGAGTTCCTCACCGCGGCCGCCGCGCAGACGTGGCGGGCGGACGCCTCGACGACGATCGTGACCGCCGTCCCCGACCTGTCCCTGGTCAGCCGGACCTCCACCGAGGCGGTGGTCGCGGTGGACGCCACCGCGACGGCGACCCTCGACGCCGGCGGGCACTACGTGGAGGACCCGCCGGGCACGAGGGTGCAGCGGCGGCTGCGCCTGGTCCTGCAGGACGGGCAGTGGCGGCTGGCCGACCCCGGGGACGGCACGACGATCACCGGCCTGGACGCCTCCCGCACGCTGCGGCCCTTCCCGGTGTACTTCGCGACGGGCGGCCCGGCGCCGCAGCTGCTGGGCGACGTGCGCTGGTTCGGCTACGACGGGTCGACCGCGACGCGCATCGTCCGGGCCCTGCTGGAGGGGGCCTCGCCGTGGCTGGCCCCGGGCGTGGTCTCCGGCGCCCCGCGGGGCACGCACCTGCGGGTGGGCACGGTGCCGGTCGCGGCGGGCACCGCGACGGTGGACCTGTCCGACGCCGCGAAGGACGCCGACCCCGCCCAGCGCCTGCTGCTGCT contains:
- the mtrB gene encoding MtrAB system histidine kinase MtrB translates to MRRVLARWRASLQLRVVVLTTLLGLAVVVGVGSFLLDGIADGLVAERQRVALADAARSARTAQQQFDAATTTSSAEVEQLAGDVVSSLEGAGPDRVRGVVLLRASNSSDTAGSGQVVVRDVASEGLEAADVPMALRRAVVGSDVQQLQIVDLSEGSGAPSLVVGSTVTLPRAGEYELYFVYSLASEEQTVSLVRTTFVGGGIALVLLVGAVAWVVARMVVEPVREAAGTAERLTGGHLDERMRVRGSDDLARLARAFNEMAAGMQQHIEQLEELSRLQRRFVSDVSHELRTPLTTIRMAGEVLHDAREGFDPASARSAELLLTQLERFDALLSDLLEISRFDAGAAALEPDPQDVRVLVHRVVEFTATLAERRGSQVHVSEPSGPCTAEVDARRIERVLRNLVGNAIEHGEARPIEITVVCDDNAVAVGVRDHGVGLQPQQLPRVFDRFWRADPARARTTGGSGLGLAIALEDTRLHGGWLEVWGRPGQGCHFVLTVPRTAGRSLRSSPLPVVPLGWRDAVAALPAGPGAGERA